From a single Microbacterium terrisoli genomic region:
- a CDS encoding thymidine phosphorylase, with translation MTEPARVEAFDAVDVIRAQRDRTGNSEAALRWMVDAYTREYVTDAQMASFAMAVLLNGMDRGEIRVLTDAMIASGERMSFAGLGRRTVDKHSTGGVGDKITLPLAPLVAAFGVAVPQLSGRGLGHTGGTLDKLESIPGWRAALSNDELFAQLRELGAVICAAGTGLAPADKRLYALRDVTGTVEAIPLIASSIMSKKIAEGTESLVLDVKVGSGAFMHDLGRARDLAQTMVALGTDSGVATTALITDMDTPLGLAIGNANEVRESVEVLAGGGPADVVELTVTLAREMLALAGQPDADVEAALQDGRAMDVWRAMIRAQDGDPDAVLPTPRETETVTAPSAGVVTRIDAWDFGVAAWRLGAGRARPQDPVVHEAGIDLHVKPGDSVAAGQPLFTLGAADASRIPRALEVLEGGWAVEAVAPATRPLVIERITA, from the coding sequence ATGACCGAGCCTGCGCGCGTCGAAGCGTTCGACGCGGTCGACGTGATCCGCGCGCAGCGCGATCGCACCGGCAACTCCGAGGCGGCGCTGCGCTGGATGGTGGATGCCTACACCCGCGAATACGTCACCGATGCGCAGATGGCGTCCTTCGCGATGGCGGTGCTGCTGAACGGCATGGACCGCGGCGAGATCCGCGTGCTCACCGACGCGATGATCGCGTCGGGGGAGCGGATGAGCTTCGCCGGGCTCGGCCGTCGCACGGTCGACAAGCACTCCACCGGCGGGGTGGGCGACAAGATCACGCTGCCGCTTGCGCCCCTCGTGGCCGCGTTCGGAGTGGCCGTTCCGCAGCTCAGCGGCCGAGGCCTGGGCCACACGGGCGGCACGCTCGACAAGCTGGAGTCGATTCCCGGGTGGCGCGCGGCGCTCTCGAACGACGAGCTGTTCGCGCAGCTGCGCGAACTCGGCGCCGTGATCTGTGCGGCGGGCACCGGCCTTGCCCCCGCCGACAAGCGCCTGTACGCGCTGCGCGACGTCACGGGGACGGTGGAGGCGATCCCGCTGATCGCCTCCAGCATCATGTCCAAGAAGATCGCCGAAGGCACCGAATCGCTCGTGCTCGACGTGAAGGTCGGGTCGGGCGCCTTCATGCACGACCTGGGCCGCGCTCGCGACCTGGCCCAGACGATGGTGGCGCTGGGCACGGATTCGGGGGTGGCCACGACGGCGTTGATCACCGACATGGACACACCGCTCGGGCTGGCGATCGGCAATGCGAACGAGGTGCGCGAATCGGTCGAGGTGCTCGCCGGAGGCGGCCCCGCCGACGTGGTCGAGCTGACGGTGACCCTGGCCCGCGAAATGCTGGCGCTGGCCGGGCAGCCCGACGCCGACGTGGAAGCGGCGCTGCAGGACGGCCGGGCGATGGACGTGTGGCGTGCGATGATCCGCGCGCAGGACGGCGATCCGGATGCCGTGCTCCCCACGCCGCGCGAGACCGAGACCGTGACCGCGCCGTCGGCCGGTGTGGTCACCCGCATCGACGCGTGGGACTTCGGCGTGGCCGCCTGGCGGCTGGGCGCGGGCCGGGCACGGCCGCAGGATCCGGTGGTGCACGAGGCCGGTATCGATCTGCACGTCAAACCGGGTGATAGCGTGGCAGCCGGTCAACCGCTGTTCACCCTCGGCGCCGCCGACGCGTCGCGCATCCCGCGTGCGCTCGAGGTTCTCGAAGGCGGGTGGGCCGTCGAGGCCGTCGCCCCGGCGACGCGCCCCCTCGTGATCGAGCGCATCACCGCTTGA
- a CDS encoding adenosine deaminase, which produces MPIEQNGDASIDGVSLRSLPKVSLHDHLDGGLRPATIIELADAAGVEVPEHDAAALGGWIATQSDSGSLVEYLKTFDLTTAVMQTREGLTRVAREFVEDLAADGVVYGEVRWAPEQHVSKGLSLDDAVDAVQRGIDEGEDAAAAAGHDIRVGQLISAMRHTDRSLEIARLAVSWRDRGAVGFDIAGPEDGFPPSRLREAFDYLASQFFPTTVHAGEAAGIDSIRSALLDGRALRLGHGVRIASDLEFVGREGDDVQVRFGDVARWVRDREIPLELSPSSNLQTGAVAAWGEELSDHPFDLLYQLGFAVTVNVDNRTMSGTSLTRELALLTETFDYDLADIEAFQLNAAAGAFLPVEEREELVEVIAAGFDR; this is translated from the coding sequence ATGCCCATCGAACAGAACGGCGACGCCAGCATCGACGGCGTCTCGCTGCGGAGCCTGCCGAAGGTCTCGCTGCACGACCACCTCGACGGCGGACTGCGGCCCGCGACCATCATCGAGCTCGCCGACGCGGCGGGCGTCGAGGTGCCCGAGCACGACGCGGCCGCCCTCGGCGGCTGGATCGCGACGCAGAGCGACTCGGGCTCGCTGGTGGAGTACCTGAAGACGTTCGACCTCACCACCGCCGTCATGCAGACGCGCGAGGGCCTCACCCGCGTGGCCCGCGAATTCGTCGAGGACCTCGCCGCCGACGGCGTCGTGTACGGTGAGGTGCGCTGGGCGCCCGAGCAGCACGTGTCGAAGGGGCTCAGCCTCGATGACGCGGTCGACGCCGTGCAGCGGGGCATCGACGAAGGGGAGGATGCCGCAGCCGCGGCAGGGCACGACATCCGCGTGGGCCAGCTCATCTCCGCGATGCGCCATACCGACCGCTCGCTGGAGATCGCCCGACTGGCCGTGTCGTGGCGCGACCGCGGCGCGGTCGGCTTCGACATCGCCGGCCCCGAGGACGGCTTTCCGCCCTCACGGCTGCGTGAGGCGTTCGACTACCTGGCCTCGCAGTTCTTCCCGACCACGGTGCACGCGGGCGAGGCGGCAGGCATCGACTCGATCCGCTCGGCGCTGCTGGACGGGCGCGCGCTGCGGCTGGGCCACGGCGTGCGCATCGCATCGGACTTGGAGTTCGTCGGTCGCGAGGGCGATGACGTGCAGGTGCGATTCGGCGACGTCGCGCGGTGGGTGCGCGACCGCGAGATCCCGCTGGAGCTCTCGCCCTCCTCGAACCTGCAGACCGGTGCGGTCGCCGCCTGGGGCGAAGAGCTCTCGGATCACCCGTTCGACCTGCTCTACCAGCTGGGCTTCGCGGTCACGGTCAACGTCGACAATCGCACCATGAGCGGCACGTCGCTGACCCGCGAGCTGGCGCTGCTGACAGAGACGTTCGACTACGACCTGGCCGACATCGAGGCGTTCCAGCTCAATGCCGCCGCCGGCGCCTTCCTGCCGGTCGAAGAGCGCGAAGAGCTCGTGGAGGTCATCGCCGCCGGATTCGACCGCTGA
- a CDS encoding SDR family NAD(P)-dependent oxidoreductase, translated as MTVTKRALIVGASRGIGLGLVERLLEREWQVTATSRRSRAGELATLAERSAGRLQLETVDIDDPDSVAALHERLTGAGFDLLFVNAGTTHDRWETVADIATSTFQRVMLTNALSPVRFVEQFHDLVPDTGTIGVMSSGQGSVTNNTRVTGWEIYRASKSALNQLMRSFAARHPDDPRTLLLMAPGWVRTELGGPDATGTVEDSSRGVVDVIEARSGAGGLHYLDYRGQTVPW; from the coding sequence GTGACGGTGACGAAGAGGGCGCTGATCGTCGGAGCGTCGCGGGGGATCGGTCTCGGACTGGTCGAACGGCTGCTGGAGCGCGAATGGCAGGTGACGGCCACCAGCCGACGCTCCCGCGCCGGCGAGTTGGCGACCCTGGCCGAACGCTCTGCCGGGAGGTTGCAGCTCGAGACGGTCGACATCGACGATCCTGACTCGGTGGCCGCGCTCCACGAGCGACTGACCGGCGCCGGCTTCGACCTGCTGTTCGTGAACGCGGGCACGACGCACGACCGGTGGGAGACGGTGGCCGACATCGCCACTTCGACGTTCCAGCGGGTGATGCTGACAAATGCGCTCAGCCCGGTGCGATTCGTCGAGCAGTTCCACGATCTGGTACCCGACACGGGCACCATCGGGGTGATGTCGTCGGGGCAGGGCAGCGTCACCAACAACACGCGGGTGACCGGCTGGGAGATCTACCGCGCGAGCAAGTCGGCGTTGAACCAGCTGATGCGCAGCTTCGCCGCACGCCATCCCGATGACCCGCGCACCCTGCTGCTGATGGCGCCCGGATGGGTGCGTACCGAGTTGGGCGGACCCGACGCGACGGGAACCGTCGAAGACAGCTCTCGCGGGGTGGTCGATGTGATCGAGGCGCGCTCGGGCGCAGGCGGCCTGCACTACCTCGACTATCGGGGGCAGACCGTCCCCTGGTGA
- a CDS encoding ABC transporter substrate-binding protein: MRRRHLAAAIALAAAAAMALTACSGSTDNGTSASGGKGGTLTILTQATQINLDPAKSQNLAITTMGLIERRLTTWDIQKGKPAEVVPDLATTIGTASDGGKTWTYTLKDGLKFADGTPITAQDIKYGIERSFAPELSGGLGYHKSLLVGGADYKGPYTGGELASIQTPDAKTIVFHLNAPYGDWPWIASMPAFAPVPKAKDNPQTYGENPVATGPYKVASNKQGTELDLVRNTHWDAKTDPVRTAGPDKIVFKESQDVSTSTQTLISDAGSAKTSFLATYLGAAELNLVNKNPDAKKRLATSDAGPLTYLALNTQRPALKDLKVRQAIEYAVDTKAFIIAQGGPQAAIRATTLITPGIPGREEYDLYPSGADGDVAKAKQLLAEAGHSSDLKLVLWAQNDPSNQAQAQALQQGIERAGIQVTIKPLDVNTLFNDATTGANPDYDLVLSSWQPDFPSANGNIQPLFASSQIGGGGYNLSRYSNPDVDKLIAQASATVDPAAAQKLWAQTDKRIMQDAAVVPLTYAKQSFLAGSDVKNFFIASFPAYPNYLTVTLGQ, from the coding sequence ATGAGACGACGACACCTGGCGGCGGCCATCGCGTTGGCCGCAGCGGCGGCCATGGCGTTGACCGCGTGCTCCGGCAGCACCGACAACGGCACCAGCGCGTCCGGGGGCAAGGGCGGCACGCTCACGATCCTCACGCAGGCCACGCAGATCAACCTCGACCCCGCCAAGAGCCAGAACCTCGCGATCACGACCATGGGTCTGATCGAGCGGCGCCTGACGACGTGGGACATCCAGAAGGGCAAGCCCGCCGAGGTCGTCCCCGACCTGGCGACGACGATCGGCACCGCCAGCGACGGCGGCAAGACGTGGACGTACACCCTCAAGGACGGCCTGAAGTTCGCCGACGGCACGCCGATCACCGCGCAGGACATCAAATACGGCATCGAGCGCTCGTTCGCCCCGGAGCTGTCCGGCGGCCTCGGCTACCACAAGTCGCTGCTGGTGGGCGGTGCTGACTACAAGGGCCCCTACACCGGCGGCGAGCTCGCCTCGATCCAGACCCCCGACGCCAAGACGATCGTCTTCCACCTGAACGCGCCATACGGCGACTGGCCGTGGATCGCGTCGATGCCGGCATTCGCGCCGGTGCCCAAGGCGAAGGACAACCCGCAGACCTACGGCGAGAACCCCGTCGCCACCGGACCCTACAAGGTCGCCTCCAACAAGCAGGGCACCGAGCTCGACCTCGTGCGCAACACGCATTGGGACGCCAAGACCGATCCGGTGCGAACGGCCGGCCCCGACAAGATCGTGTTCAAAGAGAGCCAGGATGTCTCGACCAGCACACAGACGCTGATCAGTGACGCCGGCAGTGCCAAGACGTCGTTCCTGGCCACTTATCTCGGCGCCGCCGAGCTGAACCTCGTGAACAAGAACCCCGACGCCAAGAAGCGCCTGGCCACCAGTGACGCAGGACCCCTCACCTACCTCGCGTTGAACACTCAGCGCCCGGCGCTGAAGGACCTCAAGGTCCGTCAGGCGATCGAGTACGCCGTCGACACGAAGGCGTTCATCATCGCGCAGGGCGGCCCGCAGGCGGCCATCCGCGCGACGACGCTGATCACCCCCGGCATCCCGGGCCGTGAGGAATACGACCTGTATCCGTCGGGCGCGGACGGTGACGTCGCCAAGGCCAAGCAGCTGCTGGCCGAGGCCGGGCACTCGTCCGATCTGAAGCTGGTGCTGTGGGCGCAGAACGATCCGTCCAACCAGGCGCAGGCGCAGGCGCTGCAGCAGGGCATCGAGCGCGCGGGCATCCAGGTGACGATCAAGCCCCTCGACGTGAACACCCTGTTCAACGACGCCACGACCGGAGCCAACCCCGACTACGATCTGGTCCTCAGCAGCTGGCAGCCGGACTTCCCGAGCGCGAACGGCAACATCCAGCCGCTGTTCGCCTCGAGCCAGATCGGCGGCGGCGGGTACAACCTGTCGCGCTACTCGAACCCGGACGTCGACAAGCTCATCGCCCAGGCCAGCGCGACCGTCGACCCGGCCGCCGCGCAGAAGCTGTGGGCGCAGACCGACAAGCGCATCATGCAGGATGCCGCAGTCGTGCCGTTGACCTATGCGAAGCAGTCGTTCCTGGCCGGCAGCGATGTGAAGAACTTCTTCATCGCGTCGTTCCCCGCGTATCCGAACTACCTCACTGTCACACTGGGACAGTGA
- a CDS encoding ABC transporter ATP-binding protein, giving the protein MTLEPPAPLLSADAVRIAFADTSGTRGEARTVVDGVGFALYPGRVLALVGESGSGKSVTAMSILGLLPPTARVTGSILLGDRQLVGASQRELRAVRGARIGTIFQEPMNAFNPVYTIEWQIAEVLETHGRLSHADVRAHVRDLLGSVGIRDVERVARSHPHELSGGQLQRAMIAMAISCNPEILIADEPTTALDVTVQAGILDLIRTLRDERGMAVLLITHDMGVVADLADDVIVMRAGEVVERAPVHTLFAAAQADYTRRLLQAVPRLDAPASGGSAPDLVAPDAAAAASSSSPVVEVHEVDIVYGANGWGRTSVHAVSEASFTINAGCTFGLVGESGSGKSTLGRALAGLVPVAAGRVQVDGVDLATASHRRLRAVRRRIGYVFQDPASSINPRSTIGRAIAEPLRLHARLPAAQRRARVAELLDAVQLPASYAQRYPHELSGGQRQRVAIARAVALRPALLIADEPTSALDVSVQATVLELFVQLQREFGFASLFISHDLAVVQEVAQDVAVLQGGHIVEVGPARRLLTAPAHAYTRRLIAAAPVADPIAQRERREQWRRLTHDDAEAVA; this is encoded by the coding sequence GTGACGCTCGAACCACCTGCACCCTTGCTGTCGGCGGACGCGGTCCGCATCGCGTTCGCCGACACCAGTGGCACCCGAGGCGAAGCCCGCACCGTCGTAGACGGCGTGGGCTTCGCCCTGTACCCCGGGCGCGTGCTGGCACTGGTCGGCGAATCCGGGTCGGGCAAGTCCGTCACCGCGATGTCGATCCTGGGGCTGCTGCCGCCGACGGCGCGGGTGACCGGCAGCATCCTGCTCGGCGACAGACAGCTGGTGGGCGCATCGCAGCGCGAACTGCGGGCGGTGCGCGGCGCCCGGATCGGCACGATCTTCCAAGAGCCGATGAACGCGTTCAACCCCGTGTACACGATCGAGTGGCAGATCGCCGAAGTCCTCGAGACGCACGGACGGCTCTCGCACGCCGACGTGCGCGCGCACGTGCGCGACCTGCTGGGCTCTGTCGGCATCCGCGACGTGGAACGTGTCGCCCGTTCCCACCCGCACGAGCTCAGCGGCGGGCAGCTGCAGCGCGCGATGATCGCGATGGCGATCTCGTGCAACCCTGAGATCCTCATCGCCGACGAGCCGACGACAGCACTGGATGTCACCGTGCAGGCCGGCATCCTCGACCTCATCCGCACGCTGCGCGACGAGCGCGGCATGGCGGTGCTGCTGATCACCCACGACATGGGCGTGGTCGCCGACCTGGCAGACGACGTGATCGTGATGCGCGCCGGCGAAGTGGTCGAGCGCGCCCCGGTGCACACCCTGTTCGCCGCGGCGCAGGCCGACTACACGCGCAGGCTGCTGCAGGCGGTGCCGCGACTGGACGCGCCCGCATCCGGCGGATCCGCGCCCGATCTCGTGGCGCCGGATGCCGCGGCTGCGGCATCCTCTTCCTCTCCGGTGGTCGAGGTGCACGAGGTCGACATCGTGTACGGCGCCAACGGGTGGGGCCGCACGAGCGTGCACGCCGTGAGCGAGGCGAGCTTCACGATCAACGCCGGATGCACGTTCGGCCTGGTCGGAGAATCGGGGTCGGGAAAATCAACGCTGGGTCGAGCGCTGGCAGGCCTCGTGCCGGTGGCGGCAGGACGCGTGCAGGTCGACGGAGTGGATCTGGCGACCGCCTCGCACCGGCGGCTGCGCGCCGTGCGGCGCCGCATCGGCTATGTGTTCCAGGACCCGGCCTCATCGATCAACCCGCGCTCCACGATCGGGCGCGCCATCGCCGAGCCGTTGCGGCTGCACGCGAGACTGCCGGCCGCGCAGCGCCGCGCGCGGGTGGCCGAGCTGCTGGATGCCGTGCAGCTGCCGGCCTCATACGCCCAGCGCTACCCGCACGAGCTGTCGGGCGGGCAGCGCCAGCGCGTCGCGATCGCCCGCGCCGTCGCGCTGCGCCCGGCGCTGCTGATCGCCGACGAGCCCACCAGCGCCCTGGACGTGTCGGTGCAGGCCACCGTGCTCGAACTGTTCGTGCAGCTGCAGCGTGAATTCGGCTTCGCGAGCCTGTTCATCAGCCATGACCTCGCCGTCGTGCAAGAGGTCGCGCAGGATGTCGCCGTGCTGCAGGGCGGCCACATCGTCGAGGTGGGTCCCGCGCGGCGACTGCTGACCGCCCCGGCCCACGCATACACCCGGCGCCTGATCGCCGCAGCTCCGGTGGCCGACCCGATCGCCCAGCGCGAGCGCCGCGAGCAGTGGCGTCGACTGACCCACGACGATGCGGAGGCCGTCGCATGA
- a CDS encoding ABC transporter permease, which yields MTVANTVEGTGIPSQRTGFAHVARSVLHDPWATAGAVTIVVFVLAAIFAPLLTGITGQNPYTYHVDLLDESGAPLGFGGGISATHWFGVEPLTGRDLFSIVVYGARISLLVGISATVISVLIGVFVGLTTGFFGGWYDRVGSRVVDVMFGFPTLVFMIALTAIVPSAFPRPLFMIIVIGLFGWPSISRVVRGQVLSLRERAFVTASTAMGAGGWRVAVSQVLPNVSATIIVYTTIMVPSMIGFEAALSFLGVGVPPPTPSWGRTIGEAVGWVQVTPMYLVFPGAALFLITLAFNVLGDGLHDALDPKGVRR from the coding sequence ATGACCGTCGCGAACACGGTCGAAGGCACCGGCATCCCGTCACAGCGCACCGGGTTCGCCCATGTCGCCCGCTCTGTGCTGCACGACCCGTGGGCCACCGCGGGGGCGGTCACCATCGTCGTGTTCGTGCTCGCCGCGATCTTCGCGCCGCTGCTGACCGGCATCACCGGGCAGAACCCGTACACGTACCATGTCGATCTGCTCGACGAATCCGGCGCACCGCTCGGCTTCGGCGGCGGCATCAGCGCCACGCACTGGTTCGGCGTCGAGCCTCTGACCGGCCGCGACCTGTTCTCGATCGTCGTCTACGGCGCGCGCATCTCGCTTCTGGTGGGCATCAGCGCCACGGTCATCTCGGTGCTCATCGGGGTGTTCGTGGGGCTGACCACCGGCTTCTTCGGCGGCTGGTACGACCGGGTCGGCAGCCGGGTGGTCGATGTCATGTTCGGCTTTCCCACCCTCGTGTTCATGATCGCCCTGACCGCGATCGTGCCCAGCGCCTTCCCCCGTCCTCTGTTCATGATCATCGTCATCGGGCTGTTCGGCTGGCCCTCGATCTCCCGCGTCGTGCGCGGACAGGTGCTGTCGCTGCGCGAGCGCGCGTTCGTCACGGCATCCACCGCCATGGGCGCCGGCGGATGGCGGGTGGCCGTCAGCCAGGTGCTGCCCAACGTGTCGGCGACGATCATCGTGTACACGACGATCATGGTGCCCTCGATGATCGGGTTCGAGGCGGCGCTGTCGTTCCTGGGTGTGGGCGTGCCGCCGCCCACTCCCAGCTGGGGCCGCACGATCGGCGAGGCCGTCGGGTGGGTGCAGGTGACGCCGATGTATCTCGTGTTCCCCGGTGCCGCGCTGTTCCTGATCACCCTCGCCTTCAACGTGCTCGGCGACGGCCTGCACGACGCGCTCGATCCGAAGGGGGTCCGGCGATGA
- a CDS encoding ABC transporter permease → MTRFILQRLAGMVLVLLVVAIISFAIFYLLPANPAQLSCGKPCTPENLARAEQFMGTNLPWWQQLGAFLWGIVAGRTFGSGDAAVVCAAPCFGYSFQQNASVTDLIASRFPVSASIAVGAAVLWLVLGVAGGVISALRRGTWADRTVMTFAIAGVSAPSYLVGLLGILLFGFTLQWLPTGGYVPLTEDPVQWFLHLVLPWCTLAFISAAIYARLTRGEMIESMGQDYIRTARAKGLSEPRVVTRHGLRNAIIPVVTIFGLDLGSLLGGTVIAEKVFSMQGLGALLIDGVHTLDLQLVVGFTLFAAFLIVFANFVVDLLYGFVDPRVKTA, encoded by the coding sequence ATGACGCGATTCATCCTGCAGCGCCTCGCCGGCATGGTCCTGGTGCTGCTGGTCGTGGCGATCATCTCGTTCGCGATCTTCTACCTGCTCCCGGCCAACCCCGCCCAGCTCAGCTGCGGCAAGCCCTGCACGCCCGAGAACCTCGCACGCGCCGAGCAGTTCATGGGCACGAACCTGCCCTGGTGGCAGCAGCTCGGCGCCTTCCTGTGGGGGATCGTCGCCGGCCGCACCTTCGGCTCGGGCGATGCCGCCGTCGTATGCGCGGCGCCCTGCTTCGGCTACTCGTTCCAGCAGAACGCGTCGGTCACCGACCTGATCGCCTCACGATTCCCGGTCTCGGCATCCATCGCCGTCGGCGCAGCCGTGCTGTGGCTCGTGCTGGGGGTTGCGGGCGGCGTGATCTCGGCCCTGCGGCGCGGAACCTGGGCCGACCGCACCGTCATGACCTTCGCGATCGCGGGGGTCTCGGCGCCGAGCTATCTGGTCGGGCTGCTGGGGATCCTGCTGTTCGGGTTCACGCTGCAGTGGCTGCCCACCGGCGGGTACGTGCCCCTGACCGAAGATCCCGTGCAGTGGTTCCTGCATCTCGTGCTGCCGTGGTGCACGCTGGCGTTCATCAGCGCGGCCATCTATGCACGGCTCACCCGCGGCGAGATGATCGAATCGATGGGGCAGGACTACATCCGCACCGCGCGGGCCAAGGGCCTGAGCGAGCCGAGGGTCGTGACCCGGCACGGGCTGCGCAACGCCATCATCCCGGTCGTGACGATCTTCGGACTCGACCTGGGCAGCCTTCTGGGCGGCACCGTGATCGCCGAGAAGGTGTTCTCGATGCAGGGGCTCGGGGCGCTGCTGATCGACGGCGTGCACACGCTCGACCTGCAGCTCGTGGTGGGATTCACCCTGTTCGCGGCGTTCCTGATCGTGTTCGCGAACTTCGTGGTCGACCTGCTGTACGGCTTCGTCGACCCGCGCGTGAAGACAGCCTGA
- a CDS encoding mannitol-1-phosphate 5-dehydrogenase, with the protein MKAVHFGAGNIGRGFVGLLLHDGGYDLVFSDVAAPLVDAINAVDSYTVHEVGAGGRDTVVTGFRAINSAQDPDAVADEIATAEVATTAVGPTILRFVAPLILEGLRRRPADAPPLQVMACENAIGATDVLRGEIEGAAGDEWAVLHGRAVFANTAVDRIVPAQPEGAGVDVTVEPFFEWAIERPAFGDRLPHIPGAHFVDELAPYIERKLFTVNTGHAATAYFGAIAGIEQISAALAEPGIAARVAAALEETSALLAAKHGLDAAELAAYRATILDRFRNPALPDTVWRVGRQPLRKLSRHERFIGPAAEAAELGLPVSALVEAVGAALAFDDPADEQSVSLQQLLRELDADVFTEEVTGLIPADALFPAVRAVVAAHQAGR; encoded by the coding sequence ATGAAGGCCGTCCACTTCGGCGCCGGCAACATCGGACGCGGCTTCGTCGGCCTGCTGCTGCACGACGGCGGCTACGACCTGGTGTTCTCCGACGTCGCAGCCCCGCTCGTCGACGCCATCAACGCGGTCGACTCCTACACCGTGCACGAAGTGGGCGCCGGCGGCCGCGACACCGTCGTGACCGGCTTTCGGGCCATCAACAGCGCACAGGACCCGGATGCCGTGGCCGACGAGATCGCCACCGCCGAGGTCGCCACGACCGCTGTGGGCCCCACGATCCTGCGGTTCGTGGCCCCGCTGATCCTCGAGGGCCTGCGTCGCCGGCCGGCGGATGCTCCGCCGCTGCAGGTGATGGCGTGCGAGAACGCGATCGGGGCGACCGACGTGCTGCGCGGTGAGATCGAGGGCGCCGCAGGCGACGAGTGGGCCGTGCTGCACGGACGCGCCGTGTTCGCCAACACGGCGGTGGACCGGATCGTGCCGGCCCAGCCCGAAGGAGCGGGGGTGGATGTCACAGTCGAGCCGTTCTTCGAGTGGGCGATCGAACGGCCTGCGTTCGGCGACCGGCTGCCGCACATTCCCGGCGCGCATTTCGTGGACGAACTCGCACCGTACATCGAGCGCAAGCTCTTCACGGTGAACACCGGCCACGCCGCCACCGCGTACTTCGGGGCGATCGCGGGGATCGAGCAGATCTCCGCCGCCCTGGCCGAGCCCGGCATCGCCGCACGGGTGGCCGCCGCGCTCGAAGAGACCTCGGCACTGCTGGCGGCCAAACACGGTCTGGACGCCGCCGAGCTCGCCGCCTACCGGGCGACGATCCTGGACCGATTCCGCAACCCCGCACTGCCCGACACCGTCTGGCGCGTGGGGCGCCAGCCGCTGCGCAAGCTGTCGCGGCATGAGCGGTTCATCGGCCCGGCCGCCGAGGCGGCCGAGCTCGGCCTGCCGGTGTCGGCCCTGGTCGAGGCCGTGGGTGCCGCCCTCGCGTTCGACGATCCCGCCGACGAGCAGTCGGTGTCGCTTCAGCAGCTGCTGCGTGAGCTGGACGCCGACGTGTTCACCGAAGAGGTGACGGGGCTGATCCCGGCCGACGCCCTCTTCCCCGCCGTGCGCGCCGTGGTGGCCGCCCACCAGGCCGGCCGGTAG
- a CDS encoding PTS sugar transporter subunit IIA, translated as MAREVLSTGQVRIHSDGASRDQAMKEAADMLEAAGAVTSAYYDAMQQRERTVSTYMGNELAIPHGTNETKDAILDSALAVIRYDGGVDWDGEPVTFVIGIAGKGDEHLEILSQIAILFSDEDEVARLKSAGSPEELFSMLASVNES; from the coding sequence ATGGCACGCGAGGTTCTCTCCACCGGGCAGGTCCGCATCCATTCGGACGGCGCCAGCCGCGATCAGGCGATGAAGGAGGCCGCCGACATGCTCGAGGCCGCCGGCGCGGTCACCAGCGCCTATTACGACGCGATGCAGCAGCGCGAGCGCACGGTGTCGACCTACATGGGCAACGAACTGGCGATCCCGCACGGCACGAACGAGACGAAGGATGCGATCCTCGACTCGGCTCTGGCGGTGATCCGCTACGACGGCGGCGTGGACTGGGACGGCGAACCGGTCACCTTCGTGATCGGCATCGCCGGCAAGGGCGACGAGCACCTCGAGATCCTCTCGCAGATCGCCATCCTGTTCTCGGATGAAGACGAGGTCGCCCGTCTGAAGTCCGCCGGCTCCCCCGAGGAGCTGTTCAGCATGCTCGCCTCGGTGAACGAGTCGTGA